GAATATTGAATATTCTTTGTTGGAAAATTAGGAATTATACCATGGAGATTATTGTATGAAATATTCATTGAAATCGATTCTCGGAATGCTAAATTAGCCCAAAACCACTTTGGAACCATATCTGCTATTCCAGcatttgaaatgtcaatatACTCAAATTGATTTTGTGTCTCCAACCATTTGGGAAATACTGGACCTAGCTTGCACGATCGCAATCCTATGTACGTCAACTGAAATGGTGGGACCCAATTTTGGCTAAATGCCAAGGTCACTAAAGAGTTGTCAGATAACTCCAAGTAGTTTAACTTTGACATATTAGCGAAATGATAGTCAGTGAGCACACCCTTTAAGGAATTTGATTGCATATCTAGTTGCTCCAGTTGAGGTGGAAATTTATAATCTTTAGGAATCTCTCCATTTAACTTGTTTCCGtcaagatataatttttttaaagatgagAATATTGAGAGGTCTGGTAGTGTGCCATTGATTTGATTCATGCCTAGATCTAATTTTTCCAATGAATATCTAGCACATCCAGACAAGTGATGGATTATCATTGGAAACTCTTCACTCAAGCTATTATTAGACATGTCCAATGAGCGCAAAGCACATGCATTCCCAAATGATTTGGGAATTCCACCTTCTAAAGAGTTTGATCCAATTGACAAAGACTCCAACAGAGATGGCAATTTGGTACTCTCTGGAATTTTTCCATTTAATTGATTTCGTGAAAGATCCAATGTTTTCAAGGCAGAGAATATTGAAAGGTCAGAAAGCGTACCATTGATTTGATTTCCTCTTATGTTCAATTCTTGCAGCGAGAATCTGGCACACCCAGACAATTGATGAATTATCACCGAAAGCTCTTTATTCAAATTGTTACCAGACATATCCAGTGATCTCAAAGCACATGAGTTCCCAAATGATTTGGGAATTCCACCTTCTAAAGAGTTTGATTGGATTGACAGAGATTCCAAATGAAACGGTAAGCGGATGCCTTCAGGTATCTTTCCccttaattgattttgatcaaGAAACAATGATCTTAGAGATGAGAATACTGAAAGGTCGGGTAAAGAGCCAGTGATTTGATTATATTGAAAATCCAATTCTTGTAATGATTGTTTAACACAACCACTAGACAAATTATGAAGGATTGATGGAAGGTCTTCAGTCAAATGGTTTGCTGGCATGTATAAAGAATGTAAGGTGCATATATTCGCGAAGGATTTCAAATCCTCACCCTTGAATATATTATATGAGAGGTCGAGGTGCTCAAGAGAATTCATTACACGGCCAAAATGGTTTGATGTGGAACCCTCCAAGAGGTTATCACTAAGGTCAAGCTCAACAAGGTTGGAAGTGACGTTGGACAGCCACTGGAGTATCATTGATGACGTGAAGCTGTTGATGGAAAGATCAAGGACGGAAAGGGAActagaaaaattgaatttagagGGCCTCAATGGAAGGATAAACTGATCGGAAAGGCTACAATGAATTAAACTCAGTTCTCTAAGTTTTGGTAGCTTGGCAATCATTTGGAGGAAGCTATGAGAAGTGTTGAGATTAGATATGGAGTGGAAGGAAAGATGGGCTAAGGAAATGAGATTAGACAGCCAATGATCTCCATCGTCAATTTTGAGAGCACGACCATCATCTGTTCCTCCAAGATAAAGCTTGTGCAAATTTGAAAGGTTCCCAAGTTGGGACGGTATACTTCCTTCAAAAGAATTGTAGCTGAGATCAAGATGCTGCAACTGGTAGAGATTTCCAATCTGAGAGGGTATATTTCCTTCAAATCGATTGACGCTGAGATCAAGATGCTGCAACTGGGAGAGATTTCCAATTTGAGAGGGTATATTTCCTTCAAAAGAATTGTAGCTGAGATCAAGATGATGCAACTGGGAGAGATTTCCAAGTTGACGTGGGATTGAACCCTCCAGATAATAATTCCCAGCAAGATTTAAGTGTTTCAAATGAGAAAGAGAGCCAAACTGAGTTGgaatttttccttcaaaatgAGAAAATGACAGATCAAGGTATCTCAAGTTGGTGAGAGAACCAAGAAACTCAGGGATTCCTCTGCCTTGAAAAGAATTCCAACTGAGGTTTAAATACTTTAATTGTTGCAACTCCATCAACGATTTGTGGATCTCTCCTCTGATGAAACGTTGCGAGACAATTCCAGTGAAATGATTGAAGGCATATGAATAATTAACCTGACCGTGAAGGTCAAGCATTAGAACATGGCCGGTGAGGTTGGTGCAGCGAATCCCTTGCCATTGGCAGCAATCAGAAGTGGTCCAAGAAGAGAGCATGCCATAGGGATCCACAAGTGCAGCCTTGAATTGGAGGAGTGCTTCCCTCTCAGTCTGAATGCACATAATATGGTCTTGAGCAGAAACAACAACctgcaacatcatcatcataaatGTTATTATGGCTTGCATGAATTTGAAACGAACTGGATTAATGGTTGGCATTTTGGTGGTTATGATGAGAAAGGCAAAGTGATTGATGAAATGAATCCACTGAATATGAGAATTAGAATGATACTGATGACTTTAGCACTGCCAATagccatacatatatataacatatggATGGTTAATGGAACACACATTTCTCAACAGTTGGGCCACTCATAATTTCTTCCAAGTATCCAAGTCTTCTTCGCTACCCCATCAGTCTCAACAGTCATTTTCATAGctttttatatgaaatattttaccATTTCTAAGATAGAAGCTTGCTAGATTTTTTCAAGACCCTAAATCAATTTATCTTTTCTatatctaacttttttttaatcatttctaCTGATTattcatcatttaaattttatatttatagtaatttacttttgatcaaattttgttatatattaaatttctttctGTGTTAAttgcatttatatttatttttttattattttgtattctttttttattcgttcatttttatatttaacctatttacataaaaatacatttatttttttacttataataaataacagTCAAAACAAAAGTGTTAGATATTCatacttttaatataaaaaaaatccttttaggatatttaatttttaaaaaattgtgatacacgaatcaaacaa
The Glycine max cultivar Williams 82 chromosome 16, Glycine_max_v4.0, whole genome shotgun sequence genome window above contains:
- the LOC102666031 gene encoding receptor-like protein EIX2 isoform X1 produces the protein MPTINPVRFKFMQAIITFMMMMLQVVVSAQDHIMCIQTEREALLQFKAALVDPYGMLSSWTTSDCCQWQGIRCTNLTGHVLMLDLHGQVNYSYAFNHFTGIVSQRFIRGEIHKSLMELQQLKYLNLSWNSFQGRGIPEFLGSLTNLRYLDLSFSHFEGKIPTQFGSLSHLKHLNLAGNYYLEGSIPRQLGNLSQLHHLDLSYNSFEGNIPSQIGNLSQLQHLDLSVNRFEGNIPSQIGNLYQLQHLDLSYNSFEGSIPSQLGNLSNLHKLYLGGTDDGRALKIDDGDHWLSNLISLAHLSFHSISNLNTSHSFLQMIAKLPKLRELSLIHCSLSDQFILPLRPSKFNFSSSLSVLDLSINSFTSSMILQWLSNVTSNLVELDLSDNLLEGSTSNHFGRVMNSLEHLDLSYNIFKGEDLKSFANICTLHSLYMPANHLTEDLPSILHNLSSGCVKQSLQELDFQYNQITGSLPDLSVFSSLRSLFLDQNQLRGKIPEGIRLPFHLESLSIQSNSLEGGIPKSFGNSCALRSLDMSGNNLNKELSVIIHQLSGCARFSLQELNIRGNQINGTLSDLSIFSALKTLDLSRNQLNGKIPESTKLPSLLESLSIGSNSLEGGIPKSFGNACALRSLDMSNNSLSEEFPMIIHHLSGCARYSLEKLDLGMNQINGTLPDLSIFSSLKKLYLDGNKLNGEIPKDYKFPPQLEQLDMQSNSLKGVLTDYHFANMSKLNYLELSDNSLVTLAFSQNWVPPFQLTYIGLRSCKLGPVFPKWLETQNQFEYIDISNAGIADMVPKWFWANLAFRESISMNISYNNLHGIIPNFPTKNIQYSLILGPNQFDGPVPPFLRGSLFLDLSKNQFSDSLSFLCANGTVETLYELDLSNNHFSGKIPDCWSHFKSLTYLDLSHNNFSGRIPKSMGSLLQLQALLLRNNNLTDKIPFSLRSCKKLVMLDIAENRLSGLIPAWIGSELQVLQFLCLGRNNFHGSLPLQICYLSDIQLLDVSLNSMSGQIPKCIKYFTSMTQKTSSQGHSYYVNTNLLVGNQTYYLNAFLMWKGSEQMFKNNGLLLLKSIDLSSNHFSGEIPLEIENLFGLVSLNLSRNHLTGAIPSNIGKLTSLDFLDLSRNHLVGSIPWSLTQIDRLGVLDLSHNNLSGEIPTGTQLQSFNASCYEDNLDLCGPPLEKLCIDGKPAQEPIVKLPEDEKLLFTREFYMSMAIGFVISLWGVFGSILIKRSWRHAYFKFISNLSDAIYVMVAVKVSKWRHRG
- the LOC102666031 gene encoding LRR receptor-like serine/threonine-protein kinase GSO2 isoform X2, with protein sequence MPTINPVRFKFMQAIITFMMMMLQVVVSAQDHIMCIQTEREALLQFKAALVDPYGMLSSWTTSDCCQWQGIRCTNLTGHVLMLDLHGQVNYSYAFNHFTGIVSQRFIRGEIHKSLMELQQLKYLNLSWNSFQGRGIPEFLGSLTNLRYLDLSFSHFEGKIPTQFGSLSHLKHLNLAGNYYLEGSIPRQLGNLSQLHHLDLSYNSFEGNIPSQIGNLSQLQHLDLSVNRFEGNIPSQIGNLYQLQHLDLSYNSFEGSIPSQLGNLSNLHKLYLGGTDDGRALKIDDGDHWLSNLISLAHLSFHSISNLNTSHSFLQMIAKLPKLRELSLIHCSLSDQFILPLRPSKFNFSSSLSVLDLSINSFTSSMILQWLSNVTSNLVELDLSDNLLEGSTSNHFGRVMNSLEHLDLSYNIFKGEDLKSFANICTLHSLYMPANHLTEDLPSILHNLSSGCVKQSLQELDFQYNQITGSLPDLSVFSSLRSLFLDQNQLRGKIPEGIRLPFHLESLSIQSNSLEGGIPKSFGNSCALRSLDMSGNNLNKELSVIIHQLSGCARFSLQELNIRGNQINGSEQMFKNNGLLLLKSIDLSSNHFSGEIPLEIENLFGLVSLNLSRNHLTGAIPSNIGKLTSLDFLDLSRNHLVGSIPWSLTQIDRLGVLDLSHNNLSGEIPTGTQLQSFNASCYEDNLDLCGPPLEKLCIDGKPAQEPIVKLPEDEKLLFTREFYMSMAIGFVISLWGVFGSILIKRSWRHAYFKFISNLSDAIYVMVAVKVSKWRHRG
- the LOC102666031 gene encoding receptor-like protein 43 isoform X4, which translates into the protein MPTINPVRFKFMQAIITFMMMMLQVVVSAQDHIMCIQTEREALLQFKAALVDPYGMLSSWTTSDCCQWQGIRCTNLTGHVLMLDLHGQVNYSYAFNHFTGIVSQRFIRGEIHKSLMELQQLKYLNLSWNSFQGRGIPEFLGSLTNLRYLDLSFSHFEGKIPTQFGSLSHLKHLNLAGNYYLEGSIPRQLGNLSQLHHLDLSYNSFEGNIPSQIGNLSQLQHLDLSVNRFEGNIPSQIGNLYQLQHLDLSYNSFEGSIPSQLGNLSNLHKLYLGGTDDGRALKIDDGDHWLSNLISLAHLSFHSISNLNTSHSFLQMIAKLPKLRELSLIHCSLSDQFILPLRPSKFNFSSSLSVLDLSINSFTSSMILQWLSNVTSNLVELDLSDNLLEGSTSNHFGRVMNSLEHLDLSYNIFKGEDLKSFANICTLHSLYMPANHLTEDLPSILHNLSSGCVKQSLQELDFQYNQITGSLPDLSVFSSLRSLFLDQNQLRGKIPEGIRLPFHLESLSIQSNSLEGGIPKSFGNSCALRSLDMSGNNLNKELSVIIHQLSGCARFSLQELNIRGNQINEKF
- the LOC102666031 gene encoding receptor-like protein 43 isoform X3; this translates as MPTINPVRFKFMQAIITFMMMMLQVVVSAQDHIMCIQTEREALLQFKAALVDPYGMLSSWTTSDCCQWQGIRCTNLTGHVLMLDLHGQVNYSYAFNHFTGIVSQRFIRGEIHKSLMELQQLKYLNLSWNSFQGRGIPEFLGSLTNLRYLDLSFSHFEGKIPTQFGSLSHLKHLNLAGNYYLEGSIPRQLGNLSQLHHLDLSYNSFEGNIPSQIGNLSQLQHLDLSVNRFEGNIPSQIGNLYQLQHLDLSYNSFEGSIPSQLGNLSNLHKLYLGGTDDGRALKIDDGDHWLSNLISLAHLSFHSISNLNTSHSFLQMIAKLPKLRELSLIHCSLSDQFILPLRPSKFNFSSSLSVLDLSINSFTSSMILQWLSNVTSNLVELDLSDNLLEGSTSNHFGRVMNSLEHLDLSYNIFKGEDLKSFANICTLHSLYMPANHLTEDLPSILHNLSSGCVKQSLQELDFQYNQITGSLPDLSVFSSLRSLFLDQNQLRGKIPEGIRLPFHLESLSIQSNSLEGGIPKSFGNSCALRSLDMSGNNLNKELSVIIHQLSGCARFSLQELNIRGNQINGASLWRWKMQRDSFGGEKASLTVGFGD